A region of the Acidobacteriota bacterium genome:
GCTCGTCCGCGGTCGAAAACGAGAGCAGTGCCCGCGCGTGCCCGGCCGACAGGTCTCCGCTCTCAACCAGCTCCTGAACCTCACGCGGAAGCCTGAGAAGGCGGAGAGAGTTGGCGACCGTGCTGCGATCCATCCCGACCCGGTTTGCGATCTCTTGTTGAGAGAGACCGAGTCCCGCTCGCAGGCTTTCGAAGGCTCGCGCCTCCTCCATCGGTGTCAGGTCTCGCCGTTGCAGGTTTTCCACCAGCGCGAGTTCGAGTTGGGCGACATCCTCGAGCCGCTCTCGAATCACCGCCGGAACCGTCTCCAGGCCGGCCAAACGCGCCGCTCGTAAGCGGCGCTCTCCGGTAATCAATACGTATCGGTCGGGCCCACCCTCGCTCACGACCACCGGTTGGAGCACACCGTGGCGGCGAATTGATGCGGCCAACTCCTCGAGCGCCCCGGCGTCGAAGACCTGCCGGGGTTGTTGCGGGTTCGGCTCGATTCGAGACACCGGTATCTCCGCAAAGCCCGCTCGCGCCGTGGGCGCATCGGGTATGAGGGCTTTGAGGCCCCGCCCCAGCACCTGTTTAGCCGACATGAGTCCGCTTCCTCCGATCGAGATACTCGCGCCCGAGTTGCAGATACGCCTGAGAACCGCGGCTCCGAAGATCATAGGCGTGGATCGGCCGGCCGAAAGACGGCGCCTCTGCGAGGCGGATATTTCGTGGCACCAGGGTCTCGAAGACGAGATCGCCAAACACGCCGCGCACCTCCGACGCCACCTGTCGTGCCAGGTTGGTTCGTTCGTCATACATGGTCAGGACAATGCCATCGATGGTAAGGCCGGGGTTGAGAAATCGTCGGACCTCATCGACCGTTGCCATGAGCATGGAAACACCCTCCATAGCGAAATACTCGCATTGGATCGGCACCAATAACCCGTGCGCAGCCGCCAGGGCATTGAGCGTCAACAGGCCGAGCGAGGGCGGACAATCTACCAGGACGAAATCATACGCCGCGATTTGCTCACGCGAAAGGGCGTCCCGCAGGCGGTATTCCCGGCCGACCATCCCGACAAGTTCGACTTCCGCGCCGGCGAGGTGCGGTGTGGCGGGCACCAACGACAGGTGGGGGAACTCGGTTGCACGGGAAGTTGCGCCGACCGCCGCGTCACCAATCACCAATTCGTACGAAGTGGGCTCTGTACCATCGAACTGGAAACCGAGGCCGGAGCTGCAGTTGGACTGAGGATCCAGGTCCACGAGCAGCACGCGTTTCTCGTAGGCCGCGAGCGTTGCACCGAGGCTGATGGCGGTTGTGGTCTTTCCCACACCACCCTTCTGGTTTGCGATGGCAACGATCCTCGAACTCATCATCCAAACGCCCACTCTGAGCGCCTCCGACACGCTAGGGGGCGAGAGGTGGTGCGTCGGATTGGGACGCTCGTCATTGAAAGACCACACGGTTTCACGTGAAACATGGTTGCAGCCGAGCCAGCCGGCCGCAATCGAGGCCGGGTAAATTCGAGCTTAACACACGCCATCCACCAGCTTTCGTGAGATCTTCAATGCGATCTGCGGTTGTCCACAGCAACACCTCACCGCCCGGCAGCAACTTCGCGCTCGCCCATTTTAGGAGCGCCGGGACGTCACCAACCGCCCGCGCCGTGATCGCATCAAAAGGACCACAATTATCGAGCGCCTCATACCGGGCGCGCAGGACCTCCGCCTCCAGGCCGAGCTCGCGCACCACCGTGCGGAGAAAGGCCCACCTCTTCTGGCGCGGTTCGAGCAGGATCCCAGAAAGGGCTGGCACAACCACCAGCAGGGGGATTCCGGGCAGCCCGGCTCCGCTGCCGACATCGAGCAACTGGTGGCGGCCCGCAAGGGCGGGGGCTGCGGCCAGCGAATCAACGATGTGGCGATTGACGAGCTCCCGGCGATTCGCGTACCGCACCAGATTGTGTGTTGAGGACCACTTTTCGATGAGCTCGGCAAACCGTACAAGGCGGATCAGGCTGTCGCCGGTGGCATGCGCTGCAAGAAGCGCTTCGAACCCCGGCTCGCCCCTCACCCGGCTCCCCTTCCCTGCGCGAGTCGGCCGGCCAAGATTGCCAACGCGGCTGGAGTCATGCCCGGCATGCGCTCGGCCTCGGCGAGGGTGCGCGGTCTTTCGCGGACAAGCGCTTCGGCAACCTCGCGCGATATTCCGGGCACCGTGGACGGATTGAGATCCTCTGGGATCGGCACCAAACCAAGGCGTCGCACCCGCTGTCTTTCGCGCTCCTGACGGGCCAGGTATCCATCGTAACGGAGGAGGCCGACAATCGTTCGGCACTCGTTCTCTGCGAGCCCTTCGAACAGATCCAGGCGGGTGGTAACCTTTGCCACATCCGTGTCCTGGCGGCGAAGAATGCTCGCCCACGTCGCCGGTGACGTCAATTCGACGCCCGCAATCTCGCGCACCGCATCGCGGGTGCTCGCCGTCGGATTGAGCCGGGTGGATTCTAGCGCCTCTTTCACCTTTCTTCGCCGCTCCCACTGCCTGCGTTCCACGTGAAACGCCTCGGCCCGCACCAAGCCCAGCTTGCACCCTGTCGCCATCAGGCGTTCCCGCGCAGAGTCCACGCCGAGGAGTAGGCGGTGCTCTGCGCGGGAGGTAAACATTCGATAGGGTTCGCGATGTTCGCGTCCACAGAGATCGTCCACCAAAACGCCGATGTACGCATCCTCTCGAGGGATGATGAACGGCGGCTCGTCGCGGAGGGTCCGGCGGGCGTTAATTCCGGCCACCAGACCGAGTGCCGCAGCCTCCTCGTAGCCTGACGTACCAAGCACCTGCCCCGCGAAAAACAATCTCGGAATACTCGAGCACTCGAGGTTCGCACCCACCTGCCGCGGTGCCACCACGTCGTACTCGACGGCATAGCCGTACCGCAGAAAACTTGCTCGATCGAGGCCTGGCACACTGTGAACCACCGCTTCCTGAACGTCCACTGGCAGGCTTGTTGACAGGCCGTTCACGTAGATGCTCTCGGTGTGGCGGCCCTCGGGCTCGAGAAAGATGGTGTGTTGGTCATGGTGGGGAAACCGCACAACCTTGTCCTCGATCGACGGACAGTAGCGCGGCCCGACGCCCTCGATAACACCGGTCAGCAACGGCGAGCGAGCCAGGTTCCGCCGAACGATCTCCTGGACCTCCGGCGGGGTTCGGGTCATCCAGCACACACAGGAGTTTGCGACCGCTCGCGTACGCCACGAGAATGGGCGGGGGGACGCATCACCGCGCTGGATCTCGAGGCGTCCAAAATCGATGCTGCCGCGAGCCAACCGTGGTGGCGTACCGGTTTTGAACCGCCGCAGTTCCAACCCCAGCCGTGCAAGCCCTTCACCCAGAGCGGAACTCGGCCGCTCCCCGACCCGACCCCCGGGAAGCCGCTTCTCACCTGTGTGCAACAGGCCACCCAAAAAGGTTCCTGTCGTAAGAATCACAGCACCCGCACGGATCTGCTCACCGCTCCGAAGCACCACGCCCGCCGCGCAGCCCTTCTCGAGCACCAGGTCATCGACCTCGGCCTCTAGCAGGGTCACGCCCCGCAGGCGTTCGACAACCCGCCGAATCACTGTTTGGTATGCGAGTTTGTCGCACTGCGCCCGCGGGCCCCAGACGGCTGGTCCGCGCGATCGATTGAGTACCCTGAACTGTATGCCGACGCGATCTGCCGCCCAGCCCTGAATACCCCCGAGGGCGTCAATCTCGGTCACCAGGTGACCCTTGCCGATGCCACCGATGGCCGGGTTGCACGGCATCTGGGCGACGGTTCGACGGTCGAGTGTCACTAACGTAACCGACGCCCCCATGCGCGCTGCCGCAGCGGCAGCCTCGCAGCCCGCGTGTCCCGCACCCACGACAACCAGATCACACCGCGCCACGGTCACTTTCCGATGCAAAACGCACTGAACACCTCATCCAGGACCTCCTCGGGCGCAATCTCGCCGATTAGGAGATCGACCGAACGAAGCGCCCAGCGGAGACCCTCGGCAGAGGTTTCGGCACACGCCGGGTTGCAGCCTTCAACTTCGGCGGCGGCTGCGGTGAGCGCGCGGAGGTGCCGGCGAGCGATAGCCACCGCCCCGCCGAGATCTGGAATCTCACCCAGCGCCGCGCGTTCGAGTTCACTTCGAAGCGCCTCTAGCCCCTCCCCACTGTGGCACGACAGCCGAAGCCAGCCGTCTTCGACGCTGCGATTGCCGGCCAGGTCAGCCTTCGATCGCACCTGAATGACCGCCGGGCCCTCATCCACCTGCGGCGCACCGCGGCCATCACCATATGGCCACAGAACAATTGCCACATCCGCAGCGGCGGCCGCCGCGCGCGCCCGCCGGTGTCCCTCGGATTCCACATCGCCACCGCCAGTTCGAAGCCCCG
Encoded here:
- a CDS encoding ParB/RepB/Spo0J family partition protein produces the protein MSAKQVLGRGLKALIPDAPTARAGFAEIPVSRIEPNPQQPRQVFDAGALEELAASIRRHGVLQPVVVSEGGPDRYVLITGERRLRAARLAGLETVPAVIRERLEDVAQLELALVENLQRRDLTPMEEARAFESLRAGLGLSQQEIANRVGMDRSTVANSLRLLRLPREVQELVESGDLSAGHARALLSFSTADERSEWAKRVVATGLSVRGLEREAAEARRGGSKGKSGGGRKSAQRDPNLLVAEEKLSLRLGAPVEIRPGRRGGVVVISCSDQDELMRVFDLLMGGE
- a CDS encoding ParA family protein; this encodes MSSRIVAIANQKGGVGKTTTAISLGATLAAYEKRVLLVDLDPQSNCSSGLGFQFDGTEPTSYELVIGDAAVGATSRATEFPHLSLVPATPHLAGAEVELVGMVGREYRLRDALSREQIAAYDFVLVDCPPSLGLLTLNALAAAHGLLVPIQCEYFAMEGVSMLMATVDEVRRFLNPGLTIDGIVLTMYDERTNLARQVASEVRGVFGDLVFETLVPRNIRLAEAPSFGRPIHAYDLRSRGSQAYLQLGREYLDRRKRTHVG
- the rsmG gene encoding 16S rRNA (guanine(527)-N(7))-methyltransferase RsmG, whose product is MRGEPGFEALLAAHATGDSLIRLVRFAELIEKWSSTHNLVRYANRRELVNRHIVDSLAAAPALAGRHQLLDVGSGAGLPGIPLLVVVPALSGILLEPRQKRWAFLRTVVRELGLEAEVLRARYEALDNCGPFDAITARAVGDVPALLKWASAKLLPGGEVLLWTTADRIEDLTKAGGWRVLSSNLPGLDCGRLARLQPCFT
- the mnmG gene encoding tRNA uridine-5-carboxymethylaminomethyl(34) synthesis enzyme MnmG, producing the protein MTVARCDLVVVGAGHAGCEAAAAAARMGASVTLVTLDRRTVAQMPCNPAIGGIGKGHLVTEIDALGGIQGWAADRVGIQFRVLNRSRGPAVWGPRAQCDKLAYQTVIRRVVERLRGVTLLEAEVDDLVLEKGCAAGVVLRSGEQIRAGAVILTTGTFLGGLLHTGEKRLPGGRVGERPSSALGEGLARLGLELRRFKTGTPPRLARGSIDFGRLEIQRGDASPRPFSWRTRAVANSCVCWMTRTPPEVQEIVRRNLARSPLLTGVIEGVGPRYCPSIEDKVVRFPHHDQHTIFLEPEGRHTESIYVNGLSTSLPVDVQEAVVHSVPGLDRASFLRYGYAVEYDVVAPRQVGANLECSSIPRLFFAGQVLGTSGYEEAAALGLVAGINARRTLRDEPPFIIPREDAYIGVLVDDLCGREHREPYRMFTSRAEHRLLLGVDSARERLMATGCKLGLVRAEAFHVERRQWERRRKVKEALESTRLNPTASTRDAVREIAGVELTSPATWASILRRQDTDVAKVTTRLDLFEGLAENECRTIVGLLRYDGYLARQERERQRVRRLGLVPIPEDLNPSTVPGISREVAEALVRERPRTLAEAERMPGMTPAALAILAGRLAQGRGAG